In Candidatus Methanomethylicota archaeon, the following are encoded in one genomic region:
- a CDS encoding glycosyltransferase — protein MFDVALIRSNPILYDIRALRIIRSLSKRYSLLVLGWDRKGTHASIEFWGRVLVKRFKIKAPYARLHLILYYPLFWLWVLKNLFIHRPKVIHACDLDTLIPAYFFKLFFGAKLVFDNFDRFAMAFIPTKYRLLYLTINKIEEVLAKNSDALIIVSKERKSSFGKYLPKYVEIIMNCPYYENCDENITDEKKLEASNVLTLVYAGAISRDRGLLLISKAIENEGDIRLILAGPVFDDTLRHLLKKSNISYIGLLKADEVLKLERKADIIPILYDPSIPINRVASPNKLFEAMMLGVPVVTNVCRDIVTEANCGLIVEYDAQEVRKAILQLKNSPFLRKKLGMNGRRAYEQKYSWDLMEKKLLRLYRRLLNN, from the coding sequence TTGTTTGATGTTGCACTAATCAGATCTAATCCTATTTTGTATGACATAAGGGCTTTAAGAATTATTCGTTCTCTCTCTAAGAGATATAGTTTACTTGTTTTAGGTTGGGATCGCAAGGGAACTCACGCCTCTATCGAGTTTTGGGGTAGAGTGCTTGTTAAAAGATTCAAGATAAAAGCACCTTATGCGAGACTTCATCTTATATTGTATTATCCGCTATTTTGGCTATGGGTTCTTAAGAATCTGTTCATTCATAGACCAAAAGTTATTCACGCATGCGATCTTGACACTTTGATTCCCGCTTATTTTTTCAAGTTGTTTTTTGGAGCTAAACTTGTTTTTGATAATTTTGATAGATTTGCAATGGCTTTCATTCCAACAAAATATCGTCTTCTTTATTTAACTATAAATAAAATAGAGGAAGTTTTAGCTAAGAATTCGGATGCTTTAATAATAGTTTCGAAAGAGCGTAAATCCTCATTTGGCAAATATCTACCTAAATATGTTGAAATAATAATGAACTGCCCATATTATGAGAACTGTGATGAAAATATTACCGATGAGAAAAAACTTGAAGCTAGCAATGTTTTAACTTTGGTATATGCTGGAGCTATCTCGCGTGATAGAGGATTACTTTTAATCAGCAAAGCAATAGAAAACGAGGGAGATATCCGTTTAATTTTAGCCGGACCAGTCTTTGATGATACCTTAAGACATTTACTGAAGAAATCAAATATTTCATACATTGGTTTATTAAAAGCTGATGAAGTTTTAAAGCTCGAGAGAAAAGCCGATATAATACCTATTCTATACGACCCATCAATTCCAATAAACCGTGTCGCAAGTCCTAACAAGCTGTTTGAAGCCATGATGTTAGGAGTACCCGTAGTAACTAATGTATGCCGAGATATCGTGACTGAAGCTAATTGCGGTCTCATTGTAGAATATGATGCTCAAGAGGTAAGGAAAGCAATCCTTCAATTAAAAAACAGTCCTTTTCTCAGAAAAAAGCTCGGTATGAATGGACGACGAGCATATGAACAAAAATACAGCTGGGATCTAATGGAAAAAAAATTGTTGAGACTTTACCGAAGATTATTGAATAATTGA
- a CDS encoding glycosyltransferase, with protein sequence MKISSITGCCSKEKLPLVSIVTPAYNAERFIEDTIKSVMNQTYPYIEHIIIDDGSTDGTPQILQKYERLYNLKWFSKKNEGQAITVNRGFDLASGEIVVWLNADDVLFTKDVIYEVVKAFMRQPIASVVYGHMAIIDEENHILKIQYAPPKLNFEILLIGHFAPCVFYRKDIVSKYKLDVSLNYAIDYDQCLRMAKDGIIFYYINKPLIAWRRHKATKSLSGRNKLKGETIHIKKKYGVKMNHYKYFMMKVFYYTLIFAHKIYGVKDILELYATPKRRRLAFNAKFDSLTKLIFRQVIPYK encoded by the coding sequence ATGAAGATATCTTCTATTACAGGCTGTTGTTCGAAAGAGAAATTGCCTTTAGTTTCGATAGTTACACCTGCATATAATGCAGAAAGGTTTATTGAAGATACCATTAAGAGTGTGATGAATCAAACATATCCATATATAGAGCACATCATTATTGATGATGGTTCAACCGACGGGACCCCTCAGATTCTACAGAAATATGAGAGGTTATATAATTTAAAGTGGTTTTCAAAAAAGAACGAAGGGCAAGCTATTACAGTTAATAGGGGGTTCGATCTTGCCTCAGGGGAAATAGTTGTTTGGCTTAATGCTGATGATGTGCTTTTCACTAAGGATGTAATATACGAAGTCGTTAAAGCATTTATGCGGCAACCAATAGCTAGTGTAGTTTACGGTCACATGGCCATAATAGATGAAGAAAACCATATATTGAAAATTCAATATGCTCCTCCTAAGTTAAACTTTGAAATTTTACTTATAGGTCATTTTGCACCATGTGTATTTTACCGAAAAGATATAGTTTCTAAATATAAACTTGACGTCAGTCTCAATTATGCTATTGATTACGATCAGTGTCTAAGGATGGCTAAAGATGGAATAATTTTCTATTATATAAACAAACCACTAATTGCATGGAGGAGACATAAAGCTACAAAAAGTTTAAGTGGAAGAAATAAGTTGAAGGGAGAAACCATTCACATTAAGAAGAAATATGGAGTTAAAATGAATCATTATAAATATTTCATGATGAAAGTATTTTACTATACTTTAATATTTGCCCACAAGATTTATGGAGTAAAGGATATTTTAGAGCTTTACGCAACTCCCAAAAGGCGTCGATTAGCTTTTAATGCTAAGTTTGATTCATTGACAAAACTAATTTTTAGACAAGTAATACCATATAAATAG
- a CDS encoding glycosyltransferase family 4 protein — MTLINLRDKNLLIITPNFFTPIKEEILAIRNHFYSIYVAIPQPFFPKNLLNIQSIREKYLWISYAYSDITEFHNTNVRFYYPKSLILPLNFVKKRAPEFFSKSLLQKVSKSNLKVNLIHAHRLDYGYIGARLKERYNIPLIITTHGSDVYDFPFKGRYEYFVTKYALKHADHIIAISNREAKTLLSLGYSIDKISVIPNPVDTRLFRPLPQNKCRSLLNLPSNKKILLTVGNLTKVKGHIYLLEAMASITSKEEDVLLVIVGSGPLKNFLLKEIDKLKLKQKVLMVGEKTHKEIPLWLNASDIFILPSIDEGVPSSILEAIACGKPVIASNVGGIPDIISTNEIGFLIPPRNPKALSNAIMEALDKHWNSETIRKHAMQYSIENIANQIIELYFKILKS; from the coding sequence ATGACTCTAATTAATTTAAGAGATAAAAATTTACTTATCATTACCCCAAATTTCTTTACACCTATAAAAGAGGAAATCTTAGCAATTAGAAATCATTTTTATTCAATTTACGTAGCGATCCCCCAACCATTTTTCCCTAAAAACCTTCTAAATATTCAAAGTATTCGCGAAAAATATCTTTGGATTTCGTACGCATACTCAGATATTACTGAATTCCATAATACTAATGTCCGATTTTATTACCCAAAATCATTAATACTTCCTTTAAATTTTGTAAAGAAAAGAGCACCAGAATTTTTTTCCAAAAGTCTACTACAAAAAGTAAGCAAATCTAATTTGAAAGTAAACTTAATACATGCACATAGATTAGACTATGGATATATAGGGGCAAGACTCAAAGAAAGATACAACATACCGTTGATAATAACTACACATGGTTCAGATGTTTATGATTTCCCATTTAAAGGAAGATATGAATATTTCGTGACAAAATATGCTCTTAAACATGCGGATCACATAATCGCTATTAGCAACAGAGAAGCAAAAACTTTACTATCACTAGGATACTCGATTGACAAAATATCTGTAATTCCTAATCCAGTTGATACAAGACTTTTTAGACCTCTACCGCAAAATAAATGTAGATCACTACTAAACCTTCCTTCTAATAAAAAAATACTACTAACTGTAGGTAATTTAACTAAAGTAAAAGGACACATTTACCTATTAGAAGCAATGGCTTCTATAACAAGCAAGGAAGAGGATGTTTTATTAGTGATTGTGGGTTCAGGTCCTCTTAAAAATTTCCTTCTTAAAGAGATAGATAAGTTAAAATTGAAGCAAAAAGTGTTAATGGTTGGCGAAAAAACGCATAAAGAGATTCCTTTGTGGTTAAATGCTTCTGACATATTTATTCTTCCAAGTATTGATGAAGGTGTACCATCAAGTATACTTGAAGCAATAGCTTGTGGAAAACCCGTAATAGCATCTAATGTAGGTGGAATACCAGATATAATATCGACTAACGAAATTGGATTTCTAATTCCCCCACGAAACCCGAAAGCACTATCTAACGCTATAATGGAAGCTTTGGATAAACATTGGAACTCAGAAACTATACGCAAGCATGCAATGCAATATTCCATAGAAAATATAGCAAATCAAATTATTGAATTATATTTTAAGATCTTAAAATCATGA
- a CDS encoding DUF268 domain-containing protein, with amino-acid sequence MANPLFGDTAILYAFVIRHLIRLEKGKKVLDVGCCGSPLTTIIKEIGFNVEGIDIRPSPLYYDNIKYRCEDFLTAKFDNNYDIIVMCYVLEHIGLKGRYGSTEVEGGDLLAVRKAKALLKPNGLLIIGIPYGVEKVIKPLHRVYGKNSALLKYLYKNFELIAEEFYKKNENNVWIKCDEQEAAKVNPSEDKYALGLFVFKKMENEMRSTKQDIS; translated from the coding sequence TTGGCTAACCCACTTTTTGGTGATACTGCCATTTTATACGCCTTTGTTATAAGACACCTAATTAGACTTGAAAAAGGTAAAAAGGTTCTTGACGTTGGTTGTTGCGGTTCGCCATTAACTACAATAATCAAAGAAATCGGGTTTAATGTTGAAGGTATAGATATTCGCCCCAGCCCACTTTACTACGATAACATAAAATATAGATGTGAAGACTTTTTAACGGCCAAATTTGACAATAACTACGACATAATAGTTATGTGTTATGTACTTGAACATATAGGATTAAAAGGTAGATATGGTTCTACAGAAGTAGAAGGTGGAGATTTATTGGCTGTCAGAAAAGCTAAAGCTCTTTTGAAACCTAATGGTTTATTAATTATAGGAATTCCGTATGGAGTTGAGAAAGTAATAAAGCCTCTTCACAGAGTTTATGGCAAAAATAGTGCACTACTAAAATATTTATATAAAAATTTTGAGTTAATTGCTGAAGAATTTTATAAAAAGAATGAAAATAACGTTTGGATTAAATGCGATGAGCAAGAAGCGGCAAAGGTTAATCCATCAGAAGATAAATATGCTTTAGGATTATTCGTTTTTAAGAAAATGGAAAATGAAATGCGATCTACCAAACAAGATATTTCCTAA